ATGTTCGAGCGCAGATCCGCCGTGACTTCGCCGATCGTATCGATATACGCGGCAGTCCAGGGTACGCCTGCGGAGTTAGTCAGCGGCGGCCCGCCTCCGTAGAGGACCTGGGTCAGGTGGCTGTCGTTACCTGCGCCGGTAATGGAGCGATAAATTTCGCCTTCGGCTTCGGTGGCTTCGGCCAGGTCACCCTTAGCGCCTTTGTTGAGCATCCCCACAAGGGAACCGATAATTTCCAGATGGCTCAGTTCTTCTGTGGCGATGTCCATCAGCATTTCTTTACGTGCCGGATCTTCATCTCCCAGACCCTGGGTGAAGTAGCGGGTGGCGGCGGCGAGTTCGCCCTGCGGACCCCCAAATTGTTCCAGCAACAGATTTGCCAGCCCCGGGTTCGGTGCCGCGACGCGGACCGTATATTGCAATTGTTTTACATGTCGGAACATCAGGTTCTCCTGTTTTACACGACAACACTCAATTTGTGCCTGCCAGAAAAGAGGCAGGCAAATTAATCAAGAATTTATTTTTTCGCTTCGACGCCAGGTGCGGCTGCGCGATTAAGGAATTGCTGAGTAACATCCGGTAAATGGTTCAGGCACCATTCCGCCATCGCAATTTCCTGTTCAAGGATTTGTTTAAATACCACCACACCCTGTTCATCGCCGACGGCTTTTGCCGCAGCAATCAATGATGTGTAGCAGGCGATTTCGAACTGTTCGAAAACATAACCGCTGATAGCGCCTTTTACGACCTCATCAGAGGAGAACATGCCGCCTACCGCCTGGCCCATCGCCGTCATTTTGCTCATGGTGTCTTTTACGACAGAGGTCGAAACGTTATTTCTTTCAATAACAGAATTAATCAGTTGCTGCTGGTGGCGCGTCTCTTCCAGATGCTGCTCAAGACGTGATTTGAGGTCAGGATAGTGCTCAATACGGGAGGCCATTGACTCCAGCATCTGTTCCGCTTGTTTCTCCATCGCATGAGCGTCACGCAGCCAGTCATGATAATTTTCTTCGTATGTCGTCATAAATCACCTCTTCCGAAATATACAGTTACCTGTAAAGAAATATTTATGCGTCCTCTACAGAATTTATAAATTTGATACGCACTAAAAAGCGTAGCAGATATTTCAAAAAGGGAGCGGTAATCCGGGATATTCTATTTTTTGAGAGTAATCCTAAGTTAAATTAACTGGATAATAATTATTCACTTGCGTTGAAAATATGTACGAAACGCGAGTGATTGTATAACTTCAATAAACATATAATTGCATTTGAATTTTATTTTTACATTGCATTTACATAAAAGAAAATAACATCGCATGGCTGCTTTAAGCGAAACGGTAAATAGGTGCTCCGGGTGGCGGCGATAAATGTGGAATCCCGTGGCAGAGGAGTTCGGGTTCTCGCTGATTCGATTGAGATTCAATTACCTGAACACGCCATGCCACGTCGCTTTACCGGAAAGCAGCTATCATCAGACAGGCTAAGGACGCAGATTAAGGAACACCTCATGGCATTCAGACGACAGGATTACTTCTCCCGTATCGGCTATACCGGCGAGACGCGCCCGACGCTCGAGACGCTCGGCGCGTTGCACCGGCATCACACCGCCGCCATTCCCTTTGAAAATCTCGATGTGCTGTTAGGGCGCGAGATCCTGCTTGATGACGACGCGATTTTCATCAAGCTGGTGGAGGCGGGCCGGGGCGGCTACTGCTTTGAGCAGAATGCGCTGTTCGCCAGGGCGCTGGCGGAGTGCGGATTCGCCGTAGAGGCGCTTGCCGCGCGGGTATTAATTGCTCACCCCGACGACATGCCGCCGCGTACCCACCGGCTGGTGCAGGTGATGATTGACGACACGCCGTGGATTGCTGACGTCGGCTTTGGCGGCGCGACGCTCAGCGCGCCGATCCCGCTCTCACATGGCGCGGAGATAACCGGCCCCGAAGGACGATTTCGTATTGAGAGCCGGCAGAGTGAATTTCTGCTGATGAAAGAGGAGGGTGACGACTGGCATGCGCTCTACCGCTTTGACCAGGCGCGTCAGTATCCGGCAGATTACCTGATGGCCAACCACTTCATCGCCCACTGGCCTGATTCCCATTTCCGCCATCATTTGCTGGCGGCGCTGCATCCGCCAGGAGAGAAACCGTTAAAACTGCTGAACCAGCATCTGACCATCAATGGCGATCGCCAGACGCTGGCGGATGACGGCGCGGTGTATGACTGCCTGCAACGCGATTTCGGCATGCGCTTTGATCATCCGGTACACGGCGTTACCCGCGAGGCGTTCTGCGCGATGATGGCGCAGTTGCGCCGCGATAACCCTGAGGACTGATGCCAGTCACGCTGGCCAGGCTAATCAACACCGTGGTGGATTTTCCGAAAGCAGAATAATCCGCAGACGGCGGGGGAGGGGAGCGGCAATAACAATTTCAACAGGTTAGCGCTCCGCTCTACCAAACCCACCCTAACCGGCGCCGCCCGGCGCCTGGCAAAAGTCGCCGATGCGCAGTATAAGAAGTAAACACCGCTGATACGCGTAACCGGAGACAATAATGACCATGAAAGTGCTGGGCTATGCCGCGCAGAGCCCCGAAGCGCCGCTGGCGCCTTTTGAATTTACCCGCCGCGCGCCGCGCCCCGACGATGTCGTCCTTGAAATCCTCTATTGCGGGGTCTGCCATTCCGATCTCCATCAGGCGCGTGACGACTGGGGCTTCAGCCAGTATCCCATAGTGCCGGGTCATGAAATTATTGGCCGCGTTACGGCCGTCGGCAGCGACGTGAAAAAATTCAAACCCGGCGATCTTGCGGGCATCGGCTGTATGGTCGATTCGTGTCGCAGTTGTCCTCCCTGTCGCGAAGGGCTTGAACAATACTGTCTCGAAGGCTGCATCCAGACCTATAACGGCATTGATCGTCACGACGGCGAACTGACGTTTGGCGGCTATTCACAAATTATTCTCGCCTCGCAGGATTTTGTACTGCGTCTCCCGGAAGGATTAGATCTCAAAGGCGCCGCGCCGCTGCTCTGCGCCGGGATAACCACCTGGTCGCCGTTGCGCCACTGGAATGTCGGCAAAGGCAGCCGTGTCGCCGTGGTTGGTCTTGGCGGTCTCGGGCATATGGCTATCAAGCTTGCCCATGCGCTCGGTGCGGATGTCACGCTGTTCACCCGCTCACCGGGTAAAGAAGAGGACGCCCGCCGCCTCGGCGCGCATCATGTGGTGCTCTCTGAAGAACAAAGCCAGATGCAGCAGGTCGCCGGGCATTTCGATTTGATAATAGACACCGTGCCTTACGCGCATGACATCAACCCGTATCTGTCCACGCTTAAAATCGACGGCACGCTGGTTTTTGTCGGCCTGCTCGGGGAAGTGCAGCCTGCGGTCAATACGGTGCCGATGATTATGGGGCGGCGTAGCGTGGCGGGCTCCTGCATTGGCGGTATCGCCGAGACGCAGGAGATGCTCGACTTCTGCGCGAAGCACAATATCGCTGCCGATGTGGAAGTGATCAACATTCAGGAAATCAATGAAGCGTGGGAGAGGATGCTGAAGAGCGACGTGAAATATCGCTTTGTCATTGATATGGCGTCGCTCCAGCAGGGCGCGCGTCTGGCGCCGGTCACGGCCGCGTAACGCGCTCGGTTTACATGCAGAAAGCAACAGCGGGCCTGAGGGCCCGCTTTTTTATTACGCCTGTTTCGGCTGGCCGTTCGACGCCGTCAGGCCGCCATCCACCGGCAGATTCACGCCAGTGATATAACGCGCGTCGTCGCTCGCGAGAAACGCAATCGCATCGGCGATATCTTCCGGCTCGCCCGCACGCTTCATCGGGATACGCTCATAGAATTTTTGCAGCAGCGCGTCATCCTGCTTTGTATCTTCCGTCAGGTCGGTAAAGGTAAAGCCCGGACAGAT
This DNA window, taken from Cronobacter universalis NCTC 9529, encodes the following:
- a CDS encoding NAD(P)-dependent alcohol dehydrogenase, yielding MTMKVLGYAAQSPEAPLAPFEFTRRAPRPDDVVLEILYCGVCHSDLHQARDDWGFSQYPIVPGHEIIGRVTAVGSDVKKFKPGDLAGIGCMVDSCRSCPPCREGLEQYCLEGCIQTYNGIDRHDGELTFGGYSQIILASQDFVLRLPEGLDLKGAAPLLCAGITTWSPLRHWNVGKGSRVAVVGLGGLGHMAIKLAHALGADVTLFTRSPGKEEDARRLGAHHVVLSEEQSQMQQVAGHFDLIIDTVPYAHDINPYLSTLKIDGTLVFVGLLGEVQPAVNTVPMIMGRRSVAGSCIGGIAETQEMLDFCAKHNIAADVEVINIQEINEAWERMLKSDVKYRFVIDMASLQQGARLAPVTAA
- a CDS encoding arylamine N-acetyltransferase family protein — encoded protein: MAFRRQDYFSRIGYTGETRPTLETLGALHRHHTAAIPFENLDVLLGREILLDDDAIFIKLVEAGRGGYCFEQNALFARALAECGFAVEALAARVLIAHPDDMPPRTHRLVQVMIDDTPWIADVGFGGATLSAPIPLSHGAEITGPEGRFRIESRQSEFLLMKEEGDDWHALYRFDQARQYPADYLMANHFIAHWPDSHFRHHLLAALHPPGEKPLKLLNQHLTINGDRQTLADDGAVYDCLQRDFGMRFDHPVHGVTREAFCAMMAQLRRDNPED
- a CDS encoding ferritin-like domain-containing protein, translated to MTTYEENYHDWLRDAHAMEKQAEQMLESMASRIEHYPDLKSRLEQHLEETRHQQQLINSVIERNNVSTSVVKDTMSKMTAMGQAVGGMFSSDEVVKGAISGYVFEQFEIACYTSLIAAAKAVGDEQGVVVFKQILEQEIAMAEWCLNHLPDVTQQFLNRAAAPGVEAKK